The following coding sequences are from one Macaca nemestrina isolate mMacNem1 chromosome 1, mMacNem.hap1, whole genome shotgun sequence window:
- the LOC105494850 gene encoding claudin-19 isoform X1, which translates to MANSGLQLLGYFLALGGWVGIIASTALPQWKQSSYAGDAIITAVGLYEGLWMSCASQSTGQVQCKLYDSLLALDGHIQSARALMVVAVLLGFVAMVLSVVGMKCTRVGDSNPIAKGRVAIAGGALFILAGLCTLTAVSWYATLVTQEFFNPSTPVNARYEFGPALFVGWASAGLAVLGGSFLCCTCPEPERPNSSPQPYRPGPSAAAREPVVKLPASAKGPLGV; encoded by the exons ATGGCCAACTcaggcctccagctcctgggctacTTCTTGGCCCTGGGTGGCTGGGTGGGCATCATTGCTAGCACAGCCCTGCCGCAGTGGAAGCAGTCTTCCTACGCAGGCGACGCCATCATCACCGCCGTGGGCCTCTATGAAGGGCTCTGGATGTCCTgcgcctcccagagcactgggcaAGTGCAGTGCAAGCTCTACGACTCGCTGCTCGCCCTGGACG GTCACATCCAATCAGCGCGGGCCCTGATGGTGGTGGCCGTGCTCCTGGGCTTCGTGGCCATGGTCCTCAGCGTAGTTGGCATGAAGTGCACACGGGTGGGAGACAGCAACCCCATTGCCAAGGGCCGTGTCGCCATCGCCGGGGGAGCCCTCTTCATCCTGGCAG GCCTCTGCACTTTGACTGCCGTCTCGTGGTATGCCACCCTGGTGACCCAGGAGTTCTTCAACCCAAGCACACCTGTCAATGCCAG GTATGAATTTGGCCCAGCCCTGTTTGTGGGCTGGGCCTCAGCTGGCCTGGCCGTGCTGGGGGGCTCCTTCCTCTGCTGCACGTGCCCGGAGCCAGAGAGACCCAACAGCAGCCCGCAGCCCTATCGGCCTGGACCCTCTGCTGCTGCCCGAGA ACCCGTTGTTAAATTGCCCGCCTCCGCCAAGGGCCCCCTGGGTGTGTAA
- the LOC105494850 gene encoding claudin-19 isoform X2 yields the protein MANSGLQLLGYFLALGGWVGIIASTALPQWKQSSYAGDAIITAVGLYEGLWMSCASQSTGQVQCKLYDSLLALDGHIQSARALMVVAVLLGFVAMVLSVVGMKCTRVGDSNPIAKGRVAIAGGALFILAGMNLAQPCLWAGPQLAWPCWGAPSSAARARSQRDPTAARSPIGLDPLLLPESTSELLLPWPAPRPVAPSPSIQPASQHPGQGHWAIGWA from the exons ATGGCCAACTcaggcctccagctcctgggctacTTCTTGGCCCTGGGTGGCTGGGTGGGCATCATTGCTAGCACAGCCCTGCCGCAGTGGAAGCAGTCTTCCTACGCAGGCGACGCCATCATCACCGCCGTGGGCCTCTATGAAGGGCTCTGGATGTCCTgcgcctcccagagcactgggcaAGTGCAGTGCAAGCTCTACGACTCGCTGCTCGCCCTGGACG GTCACATCCAATCAGCGCGGGCCCTGATGGTGGTGGCCGTGCTCCTGGGCTTCGTGGCCATGGTCCTCAGCGTAGTTGGCATGAAGTGCACACGGGTGGGAGACAGCAACCCCATTGCCAAGGGCCGTGTCGCCATCGCCGGGGGAGCCCTCTTCATCCTGGCAG GTATGAATTTGGCCCAGCCCTGTTTGTGGGCTGGGCCTCAGCTGGCCTGGCCGTGCTGGGGGGCTCCTTCCTCTGCTGCACGTGCCCGGAGCCAGAGAGACCCAACAGCAGCCCGCAGCCCTATCGGCCTGGACCCTCTGCTGCTGCCCGAGAGTACGTCTGagctcctcctgccctggccagcCCCCCGCCCGGTGGCCCCCTCACCCAGCATCCAGCCAGCCTCGCAGCACCCTGGGCAGGGCCACTGGGCCATAGGATGGGCATAG